GTTTTTCATGTATGTTTGCCTCCTTAAAACTTGCCATGCCAATGTGGCAAGCTACCGCGCCCTTCAGAATTGCAAGAGCCATAACCGCACCCGAAGCTTCGCCAAGACGCATATTTAGGTCTAATAGGGGTGCTTTGCCAAGCACATCAAGGAGCATGGAATGGGCCGGCTCAGCCGATAGGTGCCCTATAATACAATGATCCAATGCAGTGCTGTCGATCTTGTGCAATACGGCTGCCGCCGCCGTCGCAACATAACCATCTAATATTACTGGGACCCTTGCAATGCGAGCTGCGATGACTGCACCTGCGATTGCCGCTAATTCGTGCCCCCCTAGCCGACGCAAGCACTCCAAAGGGTCGTCGAGATGTGAACGATGAAGAGCCAGTCCCTTCCTGATCACCGCAACCTTGCGCTCAAGAGCCCTTTTATCGATCCCTGTACCAGTCCCGGTCCAATCTTGAGGGGCTCCCCCAAACAAGGCACACGATAGCGCGGCTGCACTCGTCGTATTACCGATTCCCATCTCACCAACACATATAACATCAACTCCATCCTCGACCGCCATCATACCGTAAGCCATCGCACCCGCACATGCAGATTCAGAAAGGGCTGGCGACTCAGTAAAATCATTTGTGAAATGATCTAACGCCATCTCATAAACACGAAGCTCGGCATCATAACACTTACAAAGCTGGTTAACCGCTGCACCACCAGATCGAAAATTTGCCACCATTTGTTGGGTTACATCAGCAGGGAAAGCTGAAATGTGGTGCTGTGTTACACCATGGTTCCCGGCAAAAACAGCGACTCGTGGTCTTTCAAGACAGGGGGGGTGGCGGCCCTGCCACGCACAGAACCATTGGTTTAGGGTTTCCAAGTGCCCCAAAGCCCCAAACGGTTTGGTCAAAATTGCCTCGTGATCCTTTCCACGTTCCATGGCTTCATCATCCGGGCCGGGAAACCGCTTCATAATATCACGCATTTCTTGAAAACTGTTGGCGGAGGCTTCACTCATTGTAAAATCTAACAAAATCTGTGCATTTGGGGTAAAGGCTGACATACTTAATTAACTTTGATCTTACATATGTGTTTATCATGACCAAACAACAAGACTCACAAGAAAATGATGCCAAAACAAATGTTCCCCTTGATCTTAAAGAAAACGACACATCCTCGAAGAGTAGAGACAAAACGCGCCAAAACTTCAGAAAGGCAATTCAACTCGACCGACGTATTGGCGATCTACTACTAGCTACACAGTTTTTCACTCGCCTGCCCATACCGATTGATAGCGATACGGGGCAAAGACCGTTGGCCGAGTCAGCGTGGGCGTTTTCACTTGTAGGTTGTATTATAGGTGCAGCAGGGGGCGTAACTGCCTCTCTAGCTTCCAACCTTCCATCATATGCGGCAGCACTTCTCGCCGTTGCAGTAATGTGTGCCGTTAGTGGCGGTTTACATGAAGATGGGCTTGCCGACTGTGCTGATGGAATGTGGGGCGGTGTGAGTCCGCAAAAGAGAATCGCAATAATGCGTGACAGTAAAACTGGTGCTTTTGGCGTAATTGCAATTGTTACAGTGATAAGTCTTAAGGCAGCTGCGATTTCTAATCTATTGAGTGTCGGGGGTGAGCTGGCGGCGGCACTAGCAATCGTTGCGGCTGCAAGTGCCTCGCGAGGGTTTTTACCAATAGCAATGAGAGCCTTTCCTGTTGCCTCAGAAACGGGTCGAGCTGTTGAAGCGGGAAGCCCAAGTACTCAAGATGTTA
The DNA window shown above is from Pseudomonadota bacterium and carries:
- the cobT gene encoding nicotinate-nucleotide--dimethylbenzimidazole phosphoribosyltransferase, which encodes MSEASANSFQEMRDIMKRFPGPDDEAMERGKDHEAILTKPFGALGHLETLNQWFCAWQGRHPPCLERPRVAVFAGNHGVTQHHISAFPADVTQQMVANFRSGGAAVNQLCKCYDAELRVYEMALDHFTNDFTESPALSESACAGAMAYGMMAVEDGVDVICVGEMGIGNTTSAAALSCALFGGAPQDWTGTGTGIDKRALERKVAVIRKGLALHRSHLDDPLECLRRLGGHELAAIAGAVIAARIARVPVILDGYVATAAAAVLHKIDSTALDHCIIGHLSAEPAHSMLLDVLGKAPLLDLNMRLGEASGAVMALAILKGAVACHIGMASFKEANIHEKL
- the cobS gene encoding adenosylcobinamide-GDP ribazoletransferase, giving the protein MTKQQDSQENDAKTNVPLDLKENDTSSKSRDKTRQNFRKAIQLDRRIGDLLLATQFFTRLPIPIDSDTGQRPLAESAWAFSLVGCIIGAAGGVTASLASNLPSYAAALLAVAVMCAVSGGLHEDGLADCADGMWGGVSPQKRIAIMRDSKTGAFGVIAIVTVISLKAAAISNLLSVGGELAAALAIVAAASASRGFLPIAMRAFPVASETGRAVEAGSPSTQDVIVGGIISICIAFTMIGFNTSINGLIVGSLLAGGLGYLAVKRLGGHTGDVLGAQQQILETAILLAATL